The following are from one region of the Syngnathus acus chromosome 10, fSynAcu1.2, whole genome shotgun sequence genome:
- the LOC119129528 gene encoding protein ABHD18-like isoform X1: MMTVIWYFVCVKMSSLAVTNWPKPIPLIPCLSWSTASSVFTTGVLSKAVNWSELEKQYAINSVYEEEIIKLLEYCGADSFKVAQRFAKHSLEHVLDQPREDNLSVGCYSSAGAKAGIGPGLWIRDGVAGHPLDTLSVDNTKTGLDPLPSDFQANKSLIGNKADSAPIGRPSLHSESISFMKGVMDECTHMANFSVPVDTSLIVVVQAKEDAYIPRTGVLSLQEIWPGCEVRYLNGGHISAYLFKQNVFRQAIYDAFNRFCLKYPHLV, from the exons ATGATGACAGTaatatggtattttgtttgtgtcaagATGTCGTCCTTAGCAGTGACTAATTGGCCGAAGCCTATCCCTCTGATTCCCTGTCTGTCATGGTCCACTGCCTCGAGTGTCTTCACCACG GGTGTGCTAAGTAAAGCAGTGAATTGGTCGGAGCTGGAGAAGCAATATGCTATCAATTCAGTGTATGAAGAAGAGATCATTAAGCTGTTGGAGTATTGTGGG GCTGACTCCTTCAAGGTGGCTCAAAGGTTTGCCAAACATTCTTTAGAGCATGTACTAGACCAGCCTAGAGAGGACAACTTGTCAGTGGGCTGCTACTCCAGCGCAGGGGCAAAGGCAGGAATTGGGCCTGGCCTGTGGATCAGAGACGGAGTTGCTGGGCACCCTTTAGACACATTGTCAGTGGACAACACCAAGACAGGTTTAGACCCTTTACCAAG TGACTTCCAAGCAAACAAATCACTGATTGGGAACAAGGCGGATTCAGCCCCAATTGGTCGGCCATCATTACACAGTGAGTCGATAAGCTTCATGAAGGGAGTGATGGACGAGTGTACACACATGGCCAACTTCTCCG TCCCCGTTGACACCAGTCTTATCGTCGTGGTTCAGGCCAAAGAGGACGCCTATATCCCTCGGACAGGGGTCCTCAGTCTACAGGAGATCTGGCCTGGATGTGAAGTTCGTTATCTGAATGGAGGACATATCAGTGCTTATCTTTTTAAACAGAACGTCTTCAG
- the LOC119129528 gene encoding protein ABHD18-like isoform X2: protein MMTVIWYFVCVKMSSLAVTNWPKPIPLIPCLSWSTASSVFTTGVLSKAVNWSELEKQYAINSVYEEEIIKLLEYCGADSFKVAQRFAKHSLEHVLDQPREDNLSVGCYSSAGAKAGIGPGLWIRDGVAGHPLDTLSVDNTKTGLDPLPSDFQANKSLIGNKADSAPIGRPSLHIPVDTSLIVVVQAKEDAYIPRTGVLSLQEIWPGCEVRYLNGGHISAYLFKQNVFRQAIYDAFNRFCLKYPHLV, encoded by the exons ATGATGACAGTaatatggtattttgtttgtgtcaagATGTCGTCCTTAGCAGTGACTAATTGGCCGAAGCCTATCCCTCTGATTCCCTGTCTGTCATGGTCCACTGCCTCGAGTGTCTTCACCACG GGTGTGCTAAGTAAAGCAGTGAATTGGTCGGAGCTGGAGAAGCAATATGCTATCAATTCAGTGTATGAAGAAGAGATCATTAAGCTGTTGGAGTATTGTGGG GCTGACTCCTTCAAGGTGGCTCAAAGGTTTGCCAAACATTCTTTAGAGCATGTACTAGACCAGCCTAGAGAGGACAACTTGTCAGTGGGCTGCTACTCCAGCGCAGGGGCAAAGGCAGGAATTGGGCCTGGCCTGTGGATCAGAGACGGAGTTGCTGGGCACCCTTTAGACACATTGTCAGTGGACAACACCAAGACAGGTTTAGACCCTTTACCAAG TGACTTCCAAGCAAACAAATCACTGATTGGGAACAAGGCGGATTCAGCCCCAATTGGTCGGCCATCATTACACA TCCCCGTTGACACCAGTCTTATCGTCGTGGTTCAGGCCAAAGAGGACGCCTATATCCCTCGGACAGGGGTCCTCAGTCTACAGGAGATCTGGCCTGGATGTGAAGTTCGTTATCTGAATGGAGGACATATCAGTGCTTATCTTTTTAAACAGAACGTCTTCAG